From Punica granatum isolate Tunisia-2019 chromosome 1, ASM765513v2, whole genome shotgun sequence:
TCCTTCAACACATGCGAAAGCAATCAGTCTCTCTGCGAAAGAAGTTGCACTGCATAGCAGAAAGTAAAATCAAAGGCATAAGTTCAAATCCTCAAAGCAGAGAAATCTACTCAATTGTATAGTAATGTAAACATATTAATACCTCTGAATCCAATTAAATGCCCATTTAGCCTTCCTACCAACGCATTCGATATTTTCGATTGCATTAAACAACCGATCCTTCTCCCTCGAATCTTTGATATATGTCTCAAGAAGTAGACTGTACATCTCTGGGGATAGAATGAACAGAGTCCCCCTATCAGACAGATTTTGGTACAAGATCAGaaacaaaaaggaagaaaCTGATATTAAGCTGTACCCGAATGTACATTCTCCATAGCAATTTGAAAGCCATAGAATGCTCGAGCCTCGGGGATTTGGACATCATTTAGAAATCTCGCTGCCAAATTCTCGAGGACAATACCATCGGATGCGGCAAAGAAGGCGAGCACATGGCTTATAAAGTGCTTCTCTGAGTCCGTCAAATTCTGCCAATGCTGGACATCCTGGGATAGATCAACTTCCTCGGCTGCAATGAATTCTCATCAGCATTAACAAGTGATCAACATTAGTGCTCTCCTCAATATGTTCCCCATACATATAATCTGAAAAATGTTACGCGAGCCCAAGCACTTCTTTTTCCACGATGGCTCTCTTAAGGATCTGAAATCAATATCCAAATATAATTTATCGGCTAAGCCTATGCACCACGGAAGATATCTTTGGTGCGACGCGTTTCGAAAATCCTCTTATCCCAATTCGTTTTTAACTGTTCTTTCAATCCAACAGTATACCAAAACCAAAAAATAGGACGTGCAGGGAGAACCCAGAAGTTGAAAGCATCATCAAGAAATTTCGAATCGGAAAGAATTCTTAAGACCCTAAGACGGACTAACATGAGCAGAGTGACACCATAACTCTGAAATTTCCCTTGTGTGGCAGAAAAATGCAACGTCCTGAAACAGGGGAGCAAGCAACCAAAAGAACAGAAAGGTGGCAAATTTGAGACGGTAACTGCACAGAGGACATAAGTTCGATACTTGCAAGGCATCTTCCGTACTATGTACAAAAGCAAACACAAATGACCTGTTCTAAAAACATCAGACAGAGTAACCAAAACAGAAAATGCCCATCGAAAAATTCTTGCTTTCCGACAACTTCTTCTGCTAAATACATAATCCACAATAATTTCCCGGAAAAAATGGAACTGATGAACTGTAAAAAGACAATTACGGAGGATCGAGATTCAGAGAGAGTAAAAATGAGTAAGTACCAGTCCAAAAACTGGCTTCCGCCTTCTTGTACATCTCCCACAGTTGCTTATACCGAATTGGGAACATACAGAACCTCTGGTTCTGCTCTCTCAGTATGGGCTCTTCGTCTTCGTCATCTCCTTCTTCCTTGGCCTCTCCTCTCCCTGCTCCATTTCTAGGAGACCCCATTTTCACCCtgcccttcttcttcttcttcttcttcttcttcttcctctctgcCACCCAACACTGGGTTGTGTGGGGATAAAGAGAAACCCTGCAAAAACCCTACAAGATTAAATTTTGACAGCGGATTCTTGACCTCCGTAGGCAGCCCCGTAAGACCCGAAAGAGAGCCAATCCCTGACGGTGATGGAGATTGATTTTGGTCGCTTGTTTAGTGGTGCATGGGAGACTAGCGTAGCGGTTGTGGGTAGCCTTTGAGACTTGAGAGAGAAGCAGATCGGTCACCCGACGTCGTCTTGAGAGGAAAAAGTCAATGAGACTTTGACCGCCCGGAGACATTCAAAGGCCCATCCATGACACGTCAACCGGCAGGCAGGGCAGCCCATAGAATCTCATAGAACCGGGCATTTATGAGACAAGTTAAATTGTTTGGGGGCGTTTCCGACGGTTTCTCCAAACTAGGAGGGGCACattgaaattcaaaaacttACCGATATCCTCCAACTTTTATCCACAGAAAATCGATGTTTTTGTGACGTCAGAGATGACGCAACAGAGCAGGAGAGCGTTGGTTAAGACGAGGATGGAAGGAAATTCTTCTTTGCAGCCACGGAGCTGAGAGTTCCACCACAAACAACCTTCTATAAATAGCTTCCAAGCTGCAGACATCTTCCCTTCGAGCTGTTCTGTTCGGAGTGGTCGGTGTTGTTGCGACGATTAGCAGGGAGAGCGACAGAGGAACAATGTCGGGTCCTCAGTGCTGCGCTAATCCTCCGTCTCTCAACCCGACCTGCGGGTCGGGCCGCGTGGAGAAGATCGCCGGCCTCAGTACTTACGTCACCGGGCTGCCTGATTCCAAGCGCACCATTCTTCTCGTGTCTGATATATTTGGTACATATATCAGTCTATTTCATTAAGAAATCTTTCGCCTTTGGTCGTGTTTCTTGCTTTTCAGTTCACCTTTTGAGGTGGGGTTGTTGCTTCCATTGAAATTTTGACTGGATATGTGTTCTACGTGGGCTTTTGTTTCTTGGGCGTATGATGATGATTTGATCTCCGTCATTTCTTGATGAAAGCAAGTTCTTGATTGATTTACTGGCCTCACTCGAAAGTGTTTTAGTTGGTTTCCTTGGAAGTTTCGAACTTTATCAGTTTCTGTTAGTTTCCTCTGTTGCTGGCTGATTGAATTGGATGTCTATCTGAGTGTTATTTTGCATTagaaagggggggggggggggggggggggggggggggggggggggggggggggggggggggggtggttgTTTTTATTTCTTCAGTATAATAAGATGACTAGATGCTGATCCATGCAGCGCACAGAAtgatttgttaattttaattgattagaatataaaataaaataaaccgAAGAACTTGTGCTGAGTCAATGCTTCTTTCTTGCTTTTGCAGGATATGAAGCTCCAAATTTGAGGTGAGGACAGAcagagaaaaataaactacACTATGTTGAAGAGTATTCATAAGCAAATCCATCGATTTTACAATTTCTGCAATCTAGTTTCCAGTTCAAATGACCGATCACATTTCTTCCTGTGTCTGTTCGGGTCATTCCTCTCCACTATATTCATAGTAGCATCACTGACTCTAGAACTTTGCTTAAGATGTCTCAATTTTCATACTTTCTCTAGTCTCCCGATCCCGATGGCTCTAGTGCCAAAGGTGTCGTCGTCTGGTTTAGTGATTTGATGTAGTAGAAACTCGTCAGATCATTAAGTTTTGGCAGCGTGAAACAGAAATATGATGTGTTATTCCTCTTTTGGAGATTAGTTAACTGCTCTGTGATTCGTAGGAAACTCGCGGACAAGGTTGCAGCAGTTGGGTTCTATGTGGTCGTGCCCGACTATTTTTATGGCGATCCTTATAACCCTGAAAATGCTGAGAGGCCTGTCCCAGTTTGGATAAAAGATCATGGACAAGTGAGTTATTTGCCTTACTGCATGCTAAAAACATGCATGAATAGGATTTTATGTTTAAACTTTTGACCTCAAGTGCTTCAGTTAATGACTAGGTCCTACATTTGAATGATTAGATATGCATCTGACCACAGTTCAATTTGTTAGAGCCTAGATTTTGTACGCCTAAGCATTTTGTTCTCGAATGCGGATGTCCAGTGatttccaccaaaaaaaaaaaactgtaatCAGAATGTCAAAAGAACTAAAAACTGACCCCTGAGAGGGTGGTTTTGCAGCATAAGGGATTTGAAGATACAAAACCGATCATTGAAGCTCTGAAAAGCAAAGGGTTATCTCCCATTGGTGCTGCCGGCTTTTGCTGGGGTGGTAAGTTATCTCATTATCATGGAAACAGAATGGAGcaatttccttcttcttcttttttcccatTTCGTTTTGCTGCTAATCTTTAACTCTGCTATCCTCCTCAGCCAAGGTAGTGGTCGAACTGGCAAAGTGTGAGCTCATTCATGCTGCGGTGCTATTACATCCTTCATTTGT
This genomic window contains:
- the LOC116202059 gene encoding ribonucleoside-diphosphate reductase small chain A; the protein is MGSPRNGAGRGEAKEEGDDEDEEPILREQNQRFCMFPIRYKQLWEMYKKAEASFWTAEEVDLSQDVQHWQNLTDSEKHFISHVLAFFAASDGIVLENLAARFLNDVQIPEARAFYGFQIAMENVHSEMYSLLLETYIKDSREKDRLFNAIENIECVGRKAKWAFNWIQSATSFAERLIAFACVEGIFFSGSFCAIFWLKKRGLMPGLTFSNELISRDEGLHCDFACLLYSLLRKQLDWQRVHQIIHEAVEIEIQFVCKALPCALIGMNSTLMSQYIQFVADRLLVALGYERKYNVENPFDWMEFISLQGKANFFERRVGDYQKASVMSSLQDGGKNFVFKIDEDF
- the LOC116202085 gene encoding endo-1,3;1,4-beta-D-glucanase-like, with amino-acid sequence MSGPQCCANPPSLNPTCGSGRVEKIAGLSTYVTGLPDSKRTILLVSDIFGYEAPNLRKLADKVAAVGFYVVVPDYFYGDPYNPENAERPVPVWIKDHGQHKGFEDTKPIIEALKSKGLSPIGAAGFCWGAKVVVELAKCELIHAAVLLHPSFVTLDDIKAVKVPISVLGAEKDQMSPPELVKQFEEALAAKPEVDAFVKIFPKVSHGWTVRYNVGDAETVKCAEEAHQDMTEWFVKYLK